The segment TCCGTGCGCCACACGGGGTGGATCACCTTGATGCGCAGTTCGCCGGCCTGCAGTTCCTCGACCTGGGCCAGGGCGGCGATCTCCTTGCCCACCAACTCTTCCCACATCGCGTCGATGCGCGCCAGAAGACGATCCTCGGCCAGCCCGGGCAAACCCAGCCGGCTCAGCACCTCTTCCACCGGGCGCGCCACCCGTGCCTTCCAGGCCCCCGGGGCCAATTCCGGCCGCGGCGGGCCGGGTATCCAGCCCGGCAGGGCGGGAGCTTTGCCTTTGGCCGCCATCAAGCCTCCCCGCGGAATGTCCCGCCCGCGCAGTGCAGCACCTGGGCCCCATCCCCCGCCCCGCGGGCCAGCAGGTCCACATGGCGCAGACTGGTGGTGCTGATGATCACCTGCACCTCGGCATCCACCGCCTCGGCCAGGGCGCGGATCTTGTCATCGTCCAGCAGGCCGAAGAGGTCGTCGAGCAGAAGCAGGGGCGCCTCCCCCGTCATTTCCTTGAGCAGCTCCGTTTCCGCCAAGGTCAGGCAGAGCATGAAGAGCTTGTGCTGCCCCTGGCTGCCGAAGTGGCGCAGGGGCAGGCCGTCCAATAGGACCGGCAACTCGTCCCGGTGGGGACCCCGGCGCGTCCAGCCGCGGCGCGCGTCCCCCTCGCGGTCGGCGGCCCAGGCCGCCTGCGCGGCGGCGGCGTCCAGCCCTTCGTCCAGGCTGGCCTCGTAGCCCAGGCCGAAAGCCCCCTGGGGGTGGAAATGGCGCCGATGGATCTCCGCCACGCGCGCCGCCAGACCATCAACGAACGAACGACGGCGGCGGGTCAGCTCCAGGCCATGACGGGCCAACCCCTCTTCCCAGACGGCGGTCCCGTCGTCCTGCGGGCCTTGCTGGATCAAGAGCGCACTTCGCTGCCGCAAGGCTCGCTGATAGCGCAGGAGTTGATCCAGGTAGAGCGGGCTGGCCGCCGACATGAGCCGGTCCAGCGTGCGCCGACGTGCTTCCGGCCCCCCCTGCGAGACGTCCAGGCTTTCCGGGGAAAGGAGGACAAGGGGTAGTTGCCCGAAGTAATCCCGCCCCCGGCAGCGGTTGCCGTCCAGTTCAAAGACCAGCACGCCGTCCCGGAACTGCGCCCGGGCCTGGCGCAAACCACGTCGCGACGTGGCAAAATCCCCCTCCACCAGGAAGGCCTCGGGCGCCCCACCGACAGGGTCCCGCGGTTGCCGCAGCAGTTGACGCATCCTCGTGGTTCGGAAGGCGCGGGTGAGGCAGAGCAGATGAAGGGCTTCCAGCAGATTTGTCTTGCCTTGGCCGTTGTCGCCCAGCACCACCACGCGCCGGCTCCGGAACACGATCTCCGCGGCCGGGATGTTGCGGAAATCCCGGATCCGGATCCGTTCCAGACGCACGGTGGCGCTTACCGCATCAAGCGCACAGGCATCAACAGCATGAGCAGATCCTCGGCCTCCTGGTTGATCTCCGGCAGGATGAGGGCGGCACGCTCCGCCGTTCCAAATTTGAGGACGACCTGCTCGTTGTCCAGATGGCGCAGCATCTGGTCCAGGTAGTTGGCGTTGAAGGCAATTTCCAGGGCATCGCCGTGATAATCCACATCCAGCTCGTTGCGGGCGCGGCTGCCGTACTCGTTGTCCTCCGCCGTGATCACCAGCTTGTTTTCCTGCAGGGCGAGGTTGATCTGCCGCGTGACGTTGTTGGCGCAATTGGACACCTGCTTGACGGCCCGGGACAAGGCGGGGCGGGTGGCCTGCATGACGTTCTCGTTCTGGAGTGGAATGACGCCTTCGTAGGCCGGATAGCGGCCGCTGATCAGCGTGGAGTAGATCTGCGCGCCACCCTGGGTGAAAACCAGATGGTTCTGCGCCAGGCTGAGTTTCACCTTGTCGATGCTTCCGTCCAAGCTGCGGCTGACCAGATTGAGCGCCTTGATGGGAACGATCATGGAACCCAGTTTGGTCTGGCCGGCTTGTTTGTGGTCCTGGATGCGCACTAGTCGGTGTCCGTCCGTGGCCACCAGGTTGAGGGATTCCTCGCGGAATTCGAAAAGCACGCCGGTGAGCACGGGTCGCAGGTCGTCCGTGGAGACGGCGAACGCGAGACGCTCCACATGCTGGCGCAACCGATCGGTGGACATCTCCAATTCAGCCGAAACCTCGATGCCGGGCAGCTTGGGAAAGTTTTCCGCCTGTTCGCTGGGAATGGTGAAGCTGGCTTGGCCGCTCAGGATCTCCACCTGGCCTTGACGGTCCGTCTGCACGGTGATCGGCCGCTCATCCAGCTCCCGCACGATCTCGACCAGGCGCTTGGCCGGGATGGCCAAGTCTTCCCCCTCGCCGCCTTCGACCTTCATCCTCGTCACAAGAGAGATCTCGAGGTCGGTGGCGGTCATGCGCACCTCGGTCGGCTCCACGTGGAAGAGAATGTTGTTGAGGATGGGGTGCGTGGTCTTGCCGGGCACCACCGCGAACAGCTTCTGCAGGTGGGCCAGGAAATCCTTCTGGGGAACTGTGAATCGCATGGTCATGGACCTCTTCTCTTCGAGACGGGAGAATACTCACTCGTCGTCGTCATCACCGGCTGGTGGATTTGGGGGACAAGCCACAGGCTGCTATCTGATCTTGTTGAATGGCAATAAGAAAGATCACTTCTGGCGCGGAGGAAATCACGTGCCGAACTGGTGGATAAGCTAAAGAACAAGCCCAGCTTTATCAACCGGATGAGGGGTCGACCAGCCTTGTCCACCAGCTGTCCGCCAGCGTCTCCACACTTCTCCACCACCCATCCACCAGGGCAACCACTTGGCTTCAGCACGCATCCGGCGACCAGGGAGAGAAACCCGGGCGGAGATTGGGCGGACGCCCAGGCCCGGAGTTCCCCCTCAACAGAGAGGGAAAGAGGAAGGTGGTGTGACATGGCGCAGGTCAGGCGTGCAGTTCGATGGAGCGGATCAGGTCTTCCATCTCGCTGGCGAAGACCTTGTCGGCCCCGATCCGGTCCTCCACGGTTTTCACCGCGTGGATGACCGTGCTGTGATCGCGGCGACCGAAGTGGATGGCAATGCCGCGCAGACTGTGGCGCGTCAGTTTGTTGCAGATGTACATGGCCACCTGCCGGGTGTGGGCCACCTCCTTTTTGCGGCCACGATCCTTGAGGTCGACCAGGGGAATGTTGTTGTAGCGGGCACATGCCTCGGCGATGGTTTCCATGGAGATGGGCCCGCGCCGGCTGGGTGTGAACTTGCGGGCCACGCTGTGCGCCATTTCCAGGTCGATGGGCTTGCGCAGGAACTGGGCCTGCGCGATGAGCTGCAGCAGGGCGCCTTCCAGGTCCCTCACGTTGGTGACGATGTGGCTGGCGAGGAAGGCGACAACCTTGGGCTCAAGGGTGGCGCGATGCTCGTCGGCGCGTTTCTCCAGAATGGCGACCCGCGTCTCGTAGTCGGGCAGGGTCAGCTCCGTGACCAGCCCGGAGGCGAAGCGCGAGGTAAGCCGCTCGTCCAGATCCTCCAGATCACGTGGCGGACGGTCGGAGGAGAGAATGATCTGCTTGCCGGCTTGGTATAGCGAGTTGAAGGTGTGGAAGAATTCGGTGAGAGTGCGCTCCTTGCCCGTGAAGAACTGGATATCATCCAGGATGAGCATGTCGACGTTGCGGTAGATGTGGGCGAAGTCGGTGGTGCGCTTGGTTCGAATGGACGCGATGAACTGGTTGACGAATTGCTCGCTGGTGACGTAGACGACGCGCCGAAGAAAACCTGTGCGCAAAACCTGGTTGCCGATGGCCTGGATGAGGTGCGTCTTGCCATAGCCGGCGCCACCATAAACGAAATAGGGGTTGAAGGGCGTCGTGGTGGGCGTGTCGGCCACGCTGCGGGCCGAGGCAACGGCGAAGCGGTTTGATTCGCCCTCGATGTAGTTGTCGAAGCGGTAGCGTGGATTGAGGTTGGCCTTCACCGGTTCCTGGGACAGGGTTGGATCGGGCAGGTGGAGCTGCTCCGCCTCCAGCTCGCCGGGCATCTCTTCAGGCACGCTTTCCCGCTTCAGGATGGACAACTCCGCGCCCTTGCCGAAGGTGGCGTCCAGCGCCTGGCGAATCAGGTCGCCGTGGGTGTTGAGCAGATAGTCGACGAAGGCGGTGGGAGGGGCCAGGGCCGTCAAGGTGTGTCCATCGAAAGACAATGGGCGCAGCTTGCGGAACCAGATGTCGGCCACCTTTTTGCTGGGGGCCAGGGTGTCGATGCAACGGACAAAGGTCTCCCACTGTGCCAGGATCTTTTCCCCCGACACATCCAGACTTTGAAGCTGTTGTGGCATGGTTCCTAGCTGGGGCTATTCACGAGTTATCCACAAGTACCCAACCCACTGGGTGATGCGGGGCGCAATATAGCGGGCCACTCCAGGGGAGTCAAGGATGGTCCTCTTGAAATGCGGGAAAAGAGGTGGCGAGGGAAGAAATTCTAATGGATCCACTTGACCATCAAATGGAACAATATGCACGAGCTTGAGCCTCAAGCGCTTCGACCCGGAGCGCCTTATTCTGAAATTCAAAGAACAATTCTCCATACGCCACTCTTCGGGGCGACAGCCCTTTCCAACAAGGGCTTCTGGTTATCCACAAGATTTCTACATGAATTGATGAACATTGAATTATTAATGACAAGGGTTTTTCCCCACCTTGGACCTGCTTCTTGTGTACGGGGAGGACGCCGACAAGGGGTCCACGGGATGACCTTAGGCCGCAGGTAACGGCGGAGTCCTTACCTTGCCCTGGCCCGACGACGCGGCGGCATGACCCGGCACGAATTCTGGAAGGGCCCTCATGGATCCGAACCAGCTGGAGCGATGGCGCATGACCCAGTACGCATGCTCGGGCGGCTGAGCGGCAAAACTGGGTCCGGTGGACCTGTTCAAGCTGTTGCCGGCCGCCCACGCGGATGAGCGCCTCCTGGTCGGCATGGAAACACACGACGACGCCGGCGTGATGCTGCTGAGGCCGGATCTGGCCCTGGTCAGCACGGTGGATCTCATCACCCCGGTGGCGGACGACCCATACCTGTTCGGCCAGGTCGCCGCCGCCAATTCCTTGAGCGACATCTATGCCATGGGCGGCGAGCCCATCTGCGCGCTCAACATCTGCTGCTTTCCAGAGTCGGGGCCGGCGCCGGAAGCGCTGGCCCGCATTCTTGAGGGCGGGCAAGAACGATTGCGGGAGGCGGGCGCCCTGCTGCTGGGCGGCCACACGGTGCGGGATCCCGAACTCAAGTACGGCCTCGCTGTCACGGGCACCATCCATCCGGACCACATCCTGCGCAACCACACGGTGCAGGAAGGCGATGCACTGGTCTTGACCAAGCCCCTGGGCACAGGCCTGCTGTTGACGGCCCAGAAAAAGGGCGAGTTGGAGGAGGGGCAGTTTGACGCGGCCCTGGCCGGCATGGTCCGCCTCAATCGCGACGCTGCCCGCGCCATGCTCGCGGTGGGG is part of the bacterium genome and harbors:
- the selD gene encoding selenide, water dikinase SelD, yielding MGPVDLFKLLPAAHADERLLVGMETHDDAGVMLLRPDLALVSTVDLITPVADDPYLFGQVAAANSLSDIYAMGGEPICALNICCFPESGPAPEALARILEGGQERLREAGALLLGGHTVRDPELKYGLAVTGTIHPDHILRNHTVQEGDALVLTKPLGTGLLLTAQKKGELEEGQFDAALAGMVRLNRDAARAMLAVGVHAATDVTGFGLLGHLWEMLQPGGHGVALHLSSLPLYDGALAAARRHGVSGPMRRNLALPAAFFGLPDDLPPPWTALMADPQTSGGLLIAVAPDRAGELLKRLADGGDAAARLIGEVRSAGGESLLEI
- the recF gene encoding DNA replication and repair protein RecF (All proteins in this family for which functions are known are DNA-binding proteins that assist the filamentation of RecA onto DNA for the initiation of recombination or recombinational repair.) — translated: MRLERIRIRDFRNIPAAEIVFRSRRVVVLGDNGQGKTNLLEALHLLCLTRAFRTTRMRQLLRQPRDPVGGAPEAFLVEGDFATSRRGLRQARAQFRDGVLVFELDGNRCRGRDYFGQLPLVLLSPESLDVSQGGPEARRRTLDRLMSAASPLYLDQLLRYQRALRQRSALLIQQGPQDDGTAVWEEGLARHGLELTRRRRSFVDGLAARVAEIHRRHFHPQGAFGLGYEASLDEGLDAAAAQAAWAADREGDARRGWTRRGPHRDELPVLLDGLPLRHFGSQGQHKLFMLCLTLAETELLKEMTGEAPLLLLDDLFGLLDDDKIRALAEAVDAEVQVIISTTSLRHVDLLARGAGDGAQVLHCAGGTFRGEA
- a CDS encoding DUF721 domain-containing protein encodes the protein MAAKGKAPALPGWIPGPPRPELAPGAWKARVARPVEEVLSRLGLPGLAEDRLLARIDAMWEELVGKEIAALAQVEELQAGELRIKVIHPVWRTELGTLAEEIRHRLNGRLAEDGATQGEAVRRLRFV
- the dnaN gene encoding DNA polymerase III subunit beta, with the translated sequence MTMRFTVPQKDFLAHLQKLFAVVPGKTTHPILNNILFHVEPTEVRMTATDLEISLVTRMKVEGGEGEDLAIPAKRLVEIVRELDERPITVQTDRQGQVEILSGQASFTIPSEQAENFPKLPGIEVSAELEMSTDRLRQHVERLAFAVSTDDLRPVLTGVLFEFREESLNLVATDGHRLVRIQDHKQAGQTKLGSMIVPIKALNLVSRSLDGSIDKVKLSLAQNHLVFTQGGAQIYSTLISGRYPAYEGVIPLQNENVMQATRPALSRAVKQVSNCANNVTRQINLALQENKLVITAEDNEYGSRARNELDVDYHGDALEIAFNANYLDQMLRHLDNEQVVLKFGTAERAALILPEINQEAEDLLMLLMPVRLMR
- the dnaA gene encoding chromosomal replication initiator protein DnaA, with translation MPQQLQSLDVSGEKILAQWETFVRCIDTLAPSKKVADIWFRKLRPLSFDGHTLTALAPPTAFVDYLLNTHGDLIRQALDATFGKGAELSILKRESVPEEMPGELEAEQLHLPDPTLSQEPVKANLNPRYRFDNYIEGESNRFAVASARSVADTPTTTPFNPYFVYGGAGYGKTHLIQAIGNQVLRTGFLRRVVYVTSEQFVNQFIASIRTKRTTDFAHIYRNVDMLILDDIQFFTGKERTLTEFFHTFNSLYQAGKQIILSSDRPPRDLEDLDERLTSRFASGLVTELTLPDYETRVAILEKRADEHRATLEPKVVAFLASHIVTNVRDLEGALLQLIAQAQFLRKPIDLEMAHSVARKFTPSRRGPISMETIAEACARYNNIPLVDLKDRGRKKEVAHTRQVAMYICNKLTRHSLRGIAIHFGRRDHSTVIHAVKTVEDRIGADKVFASEMEDLIRSIELHA